DNA from Musa acuminata AAA Group cultivar baxijiao chromosome BXJ1-5, Cavendish_Baxijiao_AAA, whole genome shotgun sequence:
AACGTTGTGGCTTCCGATGAGGCCCGACTGCTGTTTAAGTATCATGATTTCCCCATTATGCCATATCCTGGACAATTTGTTTTCTTACACTGGAAAGACTATCATGTAAGCTTGTTCTTGGCGGATGATTTGAACAGGTTGCTCAAACTGTGGTACCCTAAATATCAATGATTTGTTCTTGCTGTTTGATTCAATTGTGTTTTAGTTTGCATGCAGCATTGTTTCTGATCATGCCATATGTAAGTTGCCATTAGTATTGTTTACCCAAAGTATGTAAAGTTTAACATCATCATTGTGTTCTCAATCCACAGCAAGTTGGAGATCATTTGGATGTTTAACTGATTTAAGAGATTTGGCTGAAGAAGAATGTTGTCCACTATATTTATCATTTTGACATGCATTATTACATGTATTACATATTTACAATGTGCTTTTGATGATAAATCCTCAAAACTTAATTTTATACCCATATAAAGGATCATAGGAGATGATTTTTCAGGATATTACTATGTCATCACCAGTAATACCAAATCCCAGTCTAAAATATCATGTCATATGCAGCATATGTCCTTATAAAACAGTTATCTGAGAAGAACAATGAAGCTGAAGAGCAGGTGACTGCTCCAGCGACACCCACCGAATCTGCAGTTACTGAGAAGAAATCAGTTGTCGTACCTACTCCTGCACCCATAAAGGTTCTCCCACCAATTCCAGAACAGGAGCAACGACAGCTTTTCAAGTGGATTCTGGAAGAGAAGAGGAAAGTCAAGCCTAGCGATCCAGCAGAGAAGAAGAAGCTTGACGAGGAAAAGGCTCTCCTGAAACAGTTTATTCGAGCAAAATCTGTACCAAGCTTATAGAAACCTCATCCTTGCTTTCTTTGAAGAATTGCTGTGCCTGAACATGAAATGGGTGTCATCATCTTATCTTCCTTGATTTGAAATGGAATGGGTGTGGTTTGTTTTCATCGGCTGAATACTAGAGTGCACCGAAGGTTTACTTCCATTGTATGACATACCTTGTTCTGATTTGTTCTTTTAGTGTGTAAATTTGTATGAGATTCTATGCAAAACATTGTTTTCATGCTTCTTGTCTGCACAATCTTCTTTGTGATGTTATAATTTGGACAATTCTTGGTATTATTTCCTAATCCTCAAATAAGTTCACATCATCTTGTTGACTCATTAGGTTGTGTGGATCGTGGAAAAGATTTTGGAATACTTGATGTTTACATGTTCGGAATAATGTCTCAGCAAAGATATTGGATATCTCAGAAAGATATGATATTGAGTACTTGTCTTTTATATTACTTATATGTCTATTATCTTTTTGTCTCAATAATGACTTACTTTATTTAAGTGGATTTGATATATCCATATTTGGTGGCAGTAATTCTCATTACTGCTACTAAATATATCCTCTTTTGTAAACTATATCCGATGCCatataataatataaagtaattaaaaaaaatatttttaattatattaaataacgtATGTGATGtttagaatttaaaattttaatataaatttctcAATAAATCAAATTTTCAATTCGAATATCTCAACCAAGAttttggatatctctcaaggataTAATGCCAAGTAATTGTCTCTACGATCATTGATTGATGATAGCCTATATGCAAAGATCCTTTTCAAACTCAACCATACTTTATATGTTTATTATCTTTTTGTCTCAATAATAATGATGTATTTTATCTAAGTGGATATGATATATCCATGTTTAGTAGCAGTCATTCTCATTACCACAGCTCACACGTTTTATGGGTCGTGATGTCTCGTAGCAGTACGgagggttaagatttattttggtCTCCAAACGAACGGTCGATTTCGTTCAATGAGATGTATAATACGCAAATCGTGACGAGAAGCAATAGAAATATATCAGCCTCGTTTCTCCGTTGGTTTCTTTGGAGGTAACGGAAGAGCCAAAACGAGGCGGATGGCGTCGACGACGACTGtggagctcctcctcctcctcctcctcttcctccttctcgcGGCTGCCGCCCCCGGCTTCTCCTCTTCCCCCGAACTCTCTTCCTCCCCTCGGTCCTTCCATCGCCGCCATGGCTCCCCGGTAACACTCTCCAGTtcacttttctctctctctctctctctctctccagtccCCTCGGCCCTTCCAGTTCTCGTAGCAGTACGGAGGGTTAAGATTTCATCAAGAACCTCGTCTTGATCTTGTTCTTGGAAAACGTTAACCCAAATTTAGTTTCTTGCGCGTGAAACCCGATTATTGTAGCCGATTGATCATAGTTCTTGAGGGGTGGCTTTGAGTGTAAGAGCCGAGACGAGGAGGATGGCGTCGATGACGAGCATCgagctcctcctcttcttcctactCACGGGCACTTCTTcggcttctcctcttcctccgtaCTCTTCTCTTCCCCTCGATCCCCCATCGCTGTCATTGCTCCCCGGTGAcactctcctcttccttctccagaAGATTTCATGAAGAACCGGATCTTGATCTTGGCATCAAAATCTTTAACCCAGATTTAGTTTCTGGCGCGTAAACGCAGATTCTTTTAATCGATTAATCATAGTTCTTGAGGGTGCTTTGAGCGTGAGAGACAAGGCGAGGAGGATCGCGCTCCTCCTCACGGCTGCTGTTCTCGGCTTCTTCTCTTCGTCCGTACTCCCCTCCCCTCGATCACCCCGTTACCGCCATGGTTCCCCGGTAACACTCTCCAGGCCACTTTTCCCACTCTCTCTTACTTCTCCAAAAGATTCATCAAGAACCCGATCTTGATCTTGGACGGAAATAATTTCTTGCTCGTGAGCCAGATTCTTTTGGTCCGTTCATTATAGTTCTTGAAGGTGGCTTTGACGTGTTTCAGTTCTTGGGACAGGCAGCCAATGATCGGAGGTTTCAGATTTCAGATGACATGTTTTGGAAAGATGATCGCCCTTTCCGCATCATCGGCGGTGATGTGCACTACTTCCGTGTTCTTCCGCAGGTATTTCTCTGTACGCCTTGTTGTTGTCTGAAGGTTATTACCTTTTCAAGCAAATGAATATATTTTCGATCCCACATTTTTTCTAGTTTAAAGCCCAAGATCGATCACCAACGAAGGGAGTACTCTTATTGGTTTGTTACATGAAGTGGAAGTTCCCAAGGTCATCTTGATGACACTGGTTTCGACACAAAACAGTTCTCGGGTCATATACTCTGTTGGTTTAATCCACATCTACCCTCCATTTCTCGTGATTTAGTGCTGGATTGTGAAGCTTTTCTTATTTGTGTGGTTTAGTGGACATTTTGAGTTGCCTTCCCTATCTATAGATTTATTTTTACCCTAATTCTTAAGATTTCTAGTTAAATCATGAAGATTGGTGGTCAAGTTTCAAGAATTCTATGACTTTTTCTATGTTTGAGCCCTTTCTGCCCATTGTAGCTCAGTGCACTTTGGTATGTGTAATTTCATATATTCTTTACTTATATATGGAGTATACTATGTGTTTATGCAGTACTGGCGAGATAGACTCTTACGAGCAAAAGCTCTTGGTCTGAATACGATCCAGACTTATGTTCCTTGGAATTTGCATGAACCAGAGCCAAACAAATGGGTATTTGCGGGTATTGCGGACATTGAAGCCTATTTAAAGCTTGCCCAGGAATTAGGATTTCTTGTTATGCTTCGAGCTGGGCCATATATATGTGCAGGTAAGTCATGTCTGGGAGATAGCAGTACATGAACAATAAATACTACTTCATCTATCTTTAATGGTAAGTCATATATTTGATTGTTTTGTCTCAATCCCGTTATGATATCTTGCACTGTTATGTAGACCTGCTTAACCTGTCTCGACAGGTTTATGGGTTGGTTATGAGGTCTGTACATGAAGCACTGGCAACTTAAGTCGAGGTCAAGCCTAGTTTCCCTTTATGTTGAGGATCAAACAGAAGTGGCCTTATTGCTGTTTGAAAAGAAGTTGATGCAAAAATCAATCTTAGCTAGCTTTCTTTGACTTCACTTAAACCTCCAGACTGTCATTGTGTCATTCACCTCATAACCTCATAACATAACTTATACCATAACTGGAACTATCGCTAGCCCTACTCTGAGCATGTTGAATTGTGAGATGTCATATTTTAGCCTGATTCCTTAAGCTGGCTAACAGGTGCAACTCATTCAACATGCTTCTATGCTTCTTTCAGCTCAAGGAATAGGGGTTGGTTTCATTTGTGGCAAACAATGTGTAAAATATAGAGACTACAAGATATGTCATTTCAATTTTCAGGAACGAAAGATATTGTCTTCAAGAAAGGACAAGTATGCATTGAAAATCTTCCTCTCAATCTTGTTGATtgctattaatatttatttttctcggTTGATTGTTTTGTCCTTTTTGGGTTTGGAGATCCTTGATCTATCATATGAGCATAACTTAACTGATATTGGAGTGGTTTATTATTTGGATCTAAAAGTTGAACAAGTTTCCAAACGGTATTTAGGGTTGCTTACATTGGACATATCTGGCCAGTAAACTCTATTACATAATATTAGATTTAAACTATTTGGTATGGTGAATGCTATGCACATAGCCAAATCAGCAAGTTACCTTTTATAATAAAACCAGATCTAGTTGGTTTGAAATTTAGTTTGTCGAAGATGCATAATATGGTGGTTGCCATGGAAAGGGCTTCCTGTAAACCAATGGTATATCCTGACAGGATTGAACCCTATGGATCCTTTTGATAACAATACTAAACAGAAAAGTTAGAAATGGATTTTCTTTTTTCAAACTTGTTAATCTTTTCGTTACTTTTATTTATTCTgaaagtatttgttcatattggTTGCAGAATGGGACTTGGGAGGTTTCCCTGCCTGGTTACTTGCGATAGAACCACCGCTTAAACTCAGATCATCAGACATGACATTTCTTCATTATGTACATTTTTTTCCTGATTATTGACTTCTGCTCAAGTTgttcttctattttttttttctctttttctattgAGTTTTATTTGAATGTCTTGGTAATTCTTGAAAGAATTAACATGTAAGTTGTGTGCTGCTTGTCTTGCTTAATTTTCTTGTTATATATTCAATTTGCTAAAAATAATAGAAAACTAAAATATGCTCAGTTATAAGTGATAAAAATGTCAGTTCACTTGCTTATTTCCTTcttttcattttatttctttctCTCTTAAATTTAAGGGAAGATTTGGGCGGTCTGGTTATTCTTTACCTTTTTTGGGAATGGAAGGATCAATAGTTTGATATGATCATGTGTAGGACCTTCTGTAGTAAAcagctgatctctctctctctctcttccccccccacccccccacttTCATGTTTGTACATATGTTTACAGGTATCTATAAATTATTGTTGTTTAAATTTTGCAGGTTGAAAGATGGTGGGCCGTCTTTCTTCCAAGAATAGCTCCACTATTGTATCAAAATGGAGGCCCCATCATTATGGTTCAGGTATATGAGTTGCTGCTTATCATGTATTGTTGTTTATACGGCCAAGATTTACTTGCAAGTGTAGCATTATGCAAGTATATCTAAATTATGTAAAGAGCCTGGAACTACATCCTACTACAAAGCTGGTTGGTTGCCAACAAATGTTGCCAGGTTGAAAATGAGTTTGGATCATATGGGGATGACAAAGCATATCTACATCATCTAGTTACTTTGGCTAGAAAGCACCTCGGGCATGACATTATTCTGTATGTAATTTTATTATTGGATTACTTTCTCTCATTTAAATTATACAAGTTTCTTTGCTTTCTTTATCTTCTGTAATAAATTTCTTAGTTTTCTTTTAGCTTGCGTGATTTCCTTGTTGGTTAGTTATCTCTGCCAGAAGATATCTGTTTTCCTTGCTTGCCATATCTAGGGGGATGATACGAATACAATAAATCACATGCATTATCTTGTGAGAACAAGTTTATGTATATCACCATGACCTTATGCATCAACAAGCCAAGTTTATAAGGTGTGTTTTCTTCTGTTAAAAGACAAGATAGGGAAAAATGCTTACCATCTTATTTCATTAAGCTCATAATATTGTGTTGCAATAACTCTgttagatacaaaattatataaaaagaaCGAATTATACCATAACATTAAAATcatcacatgtacatatatgaagttgaaattttatgtaataATCACATTATCATCATTTCAAATTAGTAATAAGAAATTTAAAGTTTAGTTTTAAGCTTAAAATTAGAACTTTCCATTGTAAAATAATTTATAGTTTAAAAGTTTGAActaaataattcaaattttgcTGAAATATGGTCATCTCATTCAGGTTGTCTGGTCTGATTCATGAAATATGgtcataactttttttttaaatgaccaAACCCATTTATTACCCTAATGCAGGTTCTTTGTTTCCGTTAACTTAGAAAAAGGTTATACTATAATTCCTGGACATGTAGTGTGGTTCATTTTAGAAAAGAAGGATGTTACTGCTTTCGACCACTTATATTGATACCATGAAAGACTTGTATGATAGTCTAGCATTATGAAGCAATTTGGTTCCATACCAGTCTTGGGTTTGACCAAGTCATGACCTGCAAAGACATGACTATGTTAAGCCAATTGTAGCCCTGTTTAGCCATGTGGAAGGTTGAACAAGGTAGATGGTCCTGTTTTCAATAAGATCAGCTATGGttggtgacctgcaagaggattgTCTCTTAACTTGATGGCTTATGGGactataatttaaatttgaaacttATGCTGACTTCAAGAGAAAGATTTTGGAAATGCTATAGATGCTTAAAGGAGGATCCTTGACCAATTAGCATAGGTTCCAAGCCATGGTATATCAGGATTACAACAACATAAAAAAAGATGGAAGGACGACCAAAGTCATAATCCCATTAGGACTGCTCAAAAAAGGGGAGACGACGAAGTATGGTATTTCCAATATATTTCTTGTGTATTAAACAGAGATTTCTAGACTAGTTATGAATCCTAATGAGATTAGGAGATTTAGGCACTAGTAGCCCCAAAATGGACATGAATGAAGCTTATGAGACTCGTGCTATGACTGTTGCATTCTCTCTTTTTTGCATAAATAATTAGATTAGTCAGTCATAATTATAGTATGATTATCTCTTGGGACGCTTTGACTTCTTCTCGAGCATAGTGTTTAATATTAGAAAACCAGGAGTTTCTAGGGAGTCCTATACTATTATAGAATTGATCTAAGATCAACTTGAATTCCTATATTCCTCTCCGAATGGATAGTAACTTTCATGTTGTTTATAATTTGCTAACATTATCACCTTAATTGGATGGGTTGAATTGCGATTAATTCTAACCTTGAGTTGTGGAGATAAATTACAAAAACCAATGATTTTGGATTAAGTAGCTCTAAGACTGAATATAACAAATGCCAATTTAGCAATAACAAAGAAAAGAGCTTAACATGTAGTTAGCATTATGAACATGGATTTGAAAGCAAAAGTATATGAGATCTATTGTTCAAACAGAAGGGATGACTGaagaagatattgtttgctagacAAATTAGCAATGTCGAATAGTTTTTACTGTAGCATAGCATGTGGCTTTGCAGCTTTTAACAAGCTGTCCAAAGATTTGCTTAGAGAGCCAAAATATGTTCATGACTGCAGCAGCTTGAACTCTCTAGATATGAAAAACTTAAAATTTCTGAAAATTTTAATGCAGGAGATGAAATTTAGCACCTACAAACAATCATTATTAGGAATTACGCATTATCAGAGTCTTGCTATTTCGTCAATTGAGGAGTTGGTAAGCTTCCATAGCCAGAATTTACTTCTTGTTTAAGCAAAGAGGAAGAGCATTTAATATCTGATTGTCCCACAGGATGATGGGGTTTGTGATGGTATACAAAGCTAAATGGATTTGGTAATAAAACAAAGACTTAAGAATTTGGGGCCTCAGGTTTCTAAGCTTGTTTTATCTGAGTTGCTGGACCACTTGATCTATTAGGCTGGCCTGTGATAGGCACTAAGTAAATCTTTCAGTTGGTAATATCCAAGCAGCCTTCTTTAGATAGTAATGTGTAATAGAAATTAAACTTTTTGCTTACTTTTGTTTGCAGTTTTGCTTTCACGTCACTATAATCCGATTAGTAGCTTTTCATGTGAGTGTTGTTTGGAACAATTGATATAACTGCCAATAACTGGATATTTTCTTTGTTTTCATTTGTAGGTATACTACAGATGGAGGTTCTAGAGAAACTCTGGACAAGGGAACAATTCCTGGAGAGGGTGTTTTCTCAGGTGTAGTATGTACACAAAATTATTCACATATGTTGTCTaaaatttttttatgttattagATGTCTATGTTTAATTTGGTTTGGATGCCATTACTCTTCAATACTAATGTTTCTTGTGAAAAATTCTGAATGCGAGTCCAAATAGATTAGACTAataggttgatcatatgaaattagTGTTTTGTCAATGGAACTGCAGTAATGGCTAAAGAAGGAAAATTAATCAGAAGTTATGTAGCATGTGGGCAACAGAATCATGTATTTAGATTCACCAAGtttttgtgtgctttaactaatgTTCAAAGTGACACCATCAGGTATCCCTAACACCAAGTTACTGTGTTGGGCTTTTTTGATATCATTTTCATAGGTGTGCTGCTGAATGAATAGTACTCATGCAACAAGGAATTACTAGAGCATGCTAGCTCAGTACAATTAGAGTTGTTTGTTATGTATAATGCACCACCCTTTCCTCTTAATATAAGTAAATTGCTACTAAAATTGCACTTTCAACCTATGTAAAATAGATGAAAGAATTAGTATGCACTAACTGCCTGTTTGAATGTGATTTTTAATTGAAGTGCAGCTGTTGATTTTTCAACTGGTGAGGATCCATGGCCTATATTTGAGTTGCAGAAGAAGTATAATGCCCCAGGACAATCACCACCTCTCTCAGCGTCAGTATATGGTTACACTTCCTAGaccaatattatattatattatatcactAGGAGTTGTTGTTTTGCAGAGAATTCTATACAGGTTGGCTTACACATTGGGGTGAGAAGAATACAGAAACTGATGCCAATCGCACAGCTgcagctctagaaaatattttatcTCGAAATGGCTCTGCCGTGCTCTATGTATGTTGATCGAAATTTTGTTGAttgaataaattaatttttactcCAGCTGCTCTAGTAACATGGCTATCCAAATTTCAGATGGCTCATGGTGGAACCAATTTTGGATTTTACAGTGGTGCAAACACCGGGCAAAATGAATCTGATTACAAGGCTGACCTTACATCTTATGATTATGTGAGTGATTCCATCTAAGAATTAGAGCTCTAGTTAACTTAAAATTGATTTGTTGAGTTATCTGCAATTCAGGATGCTCCAATCAAGGAGTCTGGTGATGTGGATAATCTGAAATATAAAGGTATGCTCTTTTCTATCTAaacttttatattttttactttcattttgGTAGCTTCCTGATTGTTGTAAGTTTATGACTTTCTAGTTGTTTCTTTTGTGTTGGCTTGATTTGCAATTAAAGTCATTCcagtttaaaatttattatggacTATATATTGCCATTTAACATCTCAACATAGCAAAGTAGCAACCCAAGCATTCTGGAGGGCCAGCCTTATTGTTATAGTAAGGTTGCTAATTTATGATGACCAGGTTGAGTCAAAGAAACAACTTTTCTGCTTGCAATGACCATATCAAATCCAGTATTGTTGGAGCCTAATGCACCATTCTATTCTTCTTCTAATACAACCCAAGCATACAAATTCAGCTCTCTATTCTtgtgtttatttttttcttttcctttatctgaAATGTATACTTTTGGAGCATAGGCATCTTTTTTTAATTGTGCAAAAATTGCTAAAGCTGGGCATGACATCTGTTTGGTATTGCTTGTGAAGAAAGGTGATTCATTCATTGGTACTCGTATCCAGGCCATAGTCTGATTTGACATTTTTTTGGTACTGACGATTAAGTAGTTGTTCCTAATCTTACAAATATTTGACATATTTGTAATTGATGTTTCTAAGGATAATTGGCTATAATTCTGCATTATGAAGATACATGTGATTCATTATATAAGAACTTGTTATTTTGGATATTGAACTTTGCAGCATTAAGAAGAGTTATTCAAGAATATAGTGGAGTAGTTCTTTCTCTACCTCCTCCTGATAATGGAAAAAAGGGATATGGCCTGGTTACTGTCCGTAAGATTGCATCCTTTTTTGAGGTCCTTGATGGCATGATTAACCCAAGGACTGCTGTTGAAAGTGAACAACCTATGGCAATGGAATCAGTTGGCCAGGTACCGTCTATTTTCACAATTTTGATTTCTGATGGTTTCTTCTAGCTCTTGATTGCTCTGAGTGGCTGAACAGGCGTTGTTGGGTCTAATATTTTATCTTGTGATTCAGATGTTTGGGTTTCTGCTGTATGTTTCTGAATTACCTATAATGGGAACGAGTAGCATTTTAAAGATTCAGAAGGTTGGATCTCATATGCTTTATGCCACAATTAGGTTTTCTACAATATATTGCAGAAAACATCTATACAGTCTAAAATTGCTAAATGCAGGTGCATGATAGAGCCCAAGTTTTTGTTTCATGCACAATGGATAAGAATGGAGGTAGTCCTAGACATGTTGGTGTGATTGAAAGATGGTCAAATAGGGAACTTGTGATTCCCAAAGTTTCTTGTTCTTCTAATATCAGCTTATTTATTCTGGTAAGCGAGTAATTGTATGTGTTTTATAGATCCCTTTCTAGCTTATGTCACATGCTAAGTTTTGCATGGTTTCTTGAATTTATGATCAAAGACTCTAGTATTTCAGCAAAAAAGATATAATCAGATATCTTTTCCCTGCTAACACATCATCATTTTAGACGGTTAAAAAGAAATGTTTGGACTGATAAGTATTAATTGGTATTTATTGGTCTGACCAAGTGCCAGTAACTGACCATGCATCTCAGTACTGCTTGGTGGGTtgctcatttttatatttttattgttttattcAGCAATATCAAACAATATAGAACAGATACTGCTCAGTATCATAATATGTACTGGTCAGTACCATAATACTTCAGTTAGATGAGATAACTGAAGTTTCTATTTTAGTTGATTTGTGACACCAATTAATCAATTGTATTGCTTTCATTGACCCTGCAGTGCAATGACTGTCAACACTAGAATTCAATGATAGATAAGTTATCCTTTTGAGTTTACAAATAAATATTTAGTTGCTCTATTGAAATTGTCTTTGAGAACATTCACTGTGAGGCCAGTTTTTCTCAGTTCTTGTCTAGACTCCAGAACTAACAGGAAACAGAATGAGTGCTTTTTGGTCAATGTTTATCACACTCGTGCTTCTAGGTGTCAACTTTTCCATTTCCTAGTGTAAGTGATATATATTTTTCTCTGTCAACTTTTCTGGTTAATGTTCTATCTTTTGAGATCATACTTCTATGCCTTTTAGATTTACATTGCAGTAAATATCCAtcaattagataaaaataagctGCTCCCTACTTTTTCTTCATAATTATTGCATCTTTCAGCAGTATGTCCTAAGTTCTGGTTTAGTTACTTCTGACGTGGCTTTTAATCTATTCAACTCAGGTGGAAAATTTGGGCCGTGTTAATTATGGAAAGTACATCTTTGATAGAAAGGTAATGCTGCAAACAGGACACTTGAGTGATTCACACACATTCAACTTGCATattgtttttttattatatttacatctaaatgctggatTGAGGTCCAAAATGCATGGTTTTTCTATTTGTTTGTCATGTTTTGGCACCTTCGACACTCAAGTTTTTATCTCATATGAAAATTTCTTTAGGCACTGTTAACTGTGGACATTTATAATTGCAGTTATGTTGATTTAGTCTGTCTGTTGGGTTTAGATTGCATATCCTTTTTGCACCTGTAATTTTTCAGGTTGTCTTTTCCGTTCTTAGGCACTCAAGATGAAGTAGATGATAACCAGCCATTCATATTTGTGTAGCTTGATGGTGCTTGTATCATGCATTCATAGGTGATCGGATTCTTGCCAACATATCAGATATTGTATTGCCTCCTCTTTTACTGTCTTTGTATATATTGTTTATCTGTATGTACATAATTCTACCTAGTGATGTTTACAAATGGTATGTCCAATCTGTGATTACAGAGTGGGTAGCTACAGTCTATCATGTTTATCAGTGCTGCTACAGCCTCATGGCATTCACAGCCCAATTGCTTAGGACTTGTTCAAGTTGGATGAGTCCTAGACTCTAGTTCCACAGGGACTCAGGGTCTTTGACTTTGTTTTGGAATTAAGGAAATACAGTCCTTTTCGGCTTCTATACAAAACTGACCACTCATGATTCACTTGGAAAGGGATCCAGTCCTTTGGTTTTTTATGGACAAGCCTATAAATTGTCTAGGTAATTGTAGTATGTTGGAGTCTAGGTAATGCTGCTTAATGCTTATCAGTTTGGTGCCAGTTACCCCCATCATCATCTAGAAGAAAATTCAGTAGATGAATTAATTCTCAGTGTTATAGATTAATCACTTTGTCATGTCCAGTGTTCAAAGTTTTTTGTCACTGTGGGATACCGAGATCTCGATTCTGTGTAATATAGGTTGCAGCCATGCTTCGAGTAAGATGAATTGGAGCATCTCACGGCCCATTGGCATCCATAACTTATGTTGAAGTCTTAAATAAACCAATACTGAATTTTCAGTACATTTTCATAACACTGGTTAGAATTGTTGTGTCATTTTCTGTCACGAGAGGGTGCCATGCTTTCCTTTATGTTGGTCACCTGTTAACTATATAGATTAACATCTCTCTTTCACTTTGTTTGCTACCTCTGTCCTCTACAGGAGTTTCAATTGTTTTAAGTCATCGTGTTCTAGTTTAGCTAATTTATATGGCTTACACTGTGAGTCTGGTGAGATAGTTGAAGAGTTTCCATTTATACTCTTGTAAACTTCTTCAATTTATAGTGAATGTTTCGTTCAAATAATTTCTGTCAGTTTAAATTGTTCATAGATCACTTTGATGACCATTACTTTCCAGGCATACGTTGAAAAACTGAAAAGATTTAGTAAGTTCTTTTGATACTCAGGGAATACTCTCTAATGTTACCGTTGATGGAGCCGTCATTCTTGGGTGGAAGATGTATCCAATTTCACTGGACATATGTAGCAAACTTTTCAATGTCAACCCAATCAAGCAAGTTTCTATTTCTAGGACAGGTAATTTATTCCTGCAGAATAGATTGCAAAATCACTGTTACACATTTCCATTTCCATTTGCATTTTTTTTCATATCTGAGGTGAGAGTGAATGCAATATATGGACATGTAGCTGATTATTATGTGGTAAATTTGTTGCAGCAGAGAAGATTTCAGCAGAACCAGGATTTTACGAGGGCCGTTTCTACATTGATTCGATTGAACAAGTTAAAGATACATTTATATCTTTTCGTGGTTGGAACAAAGGGATTGCTTTTGTAAACAATTTTAATATTGGAAGATTCTGGCCGGTAGGATACTGAGACTTTATATCTTATACTCTTGTAGTTGATGTCTTTACCAAGATGATTTATCTCAATTGCTTTCTTATATGAATCTCCAAATTACTAAATTACATGCAGTTGTTTGGACCCCAATGCACGCTTTATGTGCCTGCACCTATACTTCGGCAAGGAGAAAATGTTGTGGTATGTGCAAACACTTGTACTTATATTGCTTT
Protein-coding regions in this window:
- the LOC135673410 gene encoding uncharacterized protein LOC135673410; the encoded protein is MFYMGLELRHMSLVARGTDDKEVVVVIPMASSPPSAAAPPPSTPPPPLVAKKGFFRRFLPFFLAANLGIGAYVLIKQLSEKNNEAEEQVTAPATPTESAVTEKKSVVVPTPAPIKVLPPIPEQEQRQLFKWILEEKRKVKPSDPAEKKKLDEEKALLKQFIRAKSVPSL